GAGGTTTATTTGTATTGGAATTTCGTATGTTTTAAGGTCTATGATGCTTAGGAGTAGTAGGGCTGTGGTGAAGAGGCAGTAGAGGATGGTTTCTGTGGTGTAACCATTTTGATGTAAAATAGACAGATAAAGTAGCGGAATAAGGAATTGTGCAAACAATGAAAAAAACTTCTTATCCAACTTATTTTCATTAAGTGACTTCTTCCCTATCTCAAAATACATTAGACCTATTATCAATACTCTCCCCTGTACCATCCCACATATAACAACCATTAATGTAAATAAAGTTGTAGAAATCATATTCTCACTCACTTCTATATAAAATCAATCAAACATAGTGTTTGATTGATTTTATATTATAATTAGATTTATGCTCCTGGTGTTGGTGTTGGAGTTGAAACTGTTTCAACATTAACACTCTTCTCTCCATCTATATTTACCTGAAATCCTGTCTTCCCTTTTACTTTTACCTGTGGCCAATCTTTAATAATAGTACTAAGTTCTGTTAGAAAATCCGCAGGTATATCTCCTCCATTTATATTTTTATCAGGTTCCTTACCATTAAATATAAACGAAATGTTTCCAGTAATACTATCATATGCTTTCTCATCTGCTAAAGCTGTCTGCACAGCCGTTCTAATAGAGTTACAGTTATTTATATCAGCAGATTCTCTAGATTTTCCAACATACTTCATCAACTGCGGTGCAAGTGCCCCAGCAAGTATAGCTATAATGGCAATAACGATAATAATCTCAACTAGCGAAAAACCTTTGTTATTCAATTTCTTAACTTTTTCATCTTTTCTTCTCATTTTCTCTCTCCTTAATAAATATTATTTATAATTATTACTGCAACGATAGTTAATAAAAAATTCAACTAACGTTTTACAGTAACGATTACCTTTCTAACAAATTAATAAATCCTACAAATTATCCAACCCACTATACATCGACATCATCGGCTGCATAATCGCCATAATCAACACCCCAACAACTAAAGCTAGTACCACAATAATCATTGGCTCCAACACCGCTGTTAACGATTCCGTCGCAATCTTAACTTCCTCATCATAATAATCCGCAAGCTTTTCCAGCATACTTTCCAGATTACCTGATTCTTCCCCAATCTTTATCATCTGACAAACCATCGGCGGAAATATCCCTGAATTTCTAATCGGTACCGATAACGGAATACCTTTTATAACCTCATCTTTTGCATCTATTAGCACTTGCTTTGCAATAACGTTGTCCATAATTTTCGCAGTAATATCCAGAGCTTCTATCATCGGAATTCCTGCCGTTATTAACGTACTTAGCGTTCTAGCTAACCTTGAAGAATTTGATTTGGTAATTATCTTTCCAAACAACGGTAGCTTTAAAGCCAAATTTCCTAGAATAAACCTCCCACTACCCGACTTCTTAAATATATGAAATCCTAATATAATCAGAGCTACAACAATAACTATAAGAAACCACTTTCCCCTAACAAAGTCACTCATTCCAATAACCATCCGTGTCATCGCCGGCAAGTCCATATTCATATCCTGAAATATCCCAACAAAATTAGGTATTACCACCAACATCATGACAAATATAACCGCAATCGCAACTATTCCCACAACAATCGGATAGATCATCGCCTTTTTCACTTGCGCCTTTAACTTTGTATCCTTCTCAAAATGTTCGGCCATACGTTCAAATACAATTTCTAAATCACCAGATGCCTCTCCTGCCTCTACCATATGTATCAACAATCCTGGGAAAATTTTTTTCTCTGCTGCCATCGCATCTGCTAACGTTTCCCCTTTTTCTACCGCAATCTGAACTCCTTTGATGGCTTTCGCTAAAACTTTATTCTCTGTCTGCTCACTTAACATATCAAGAACATTTATAATGGAAACTCCTGCTGATAAAATACTCACGAACTGTCTACAAAATACGCTTAAATCTCTTGGTTTAATGGGATTTCCAAAATTGAATTGAATATCTTTTGTTAATACATTTTGAGGTGAAATAGATAT
The Clostridium sp. Marseille-P299 genome window above contains:
- a CDS encoding type II secretion system F family protein — protein: MNSYAYLVIDKQGKEKKGTMEAINEDIVKASLKAEGHLLISISPQNVLTKDIQFNFGNPIKPRDLSVFCRQFVSILSAGVSIINVLDMLSEQTENKVLAKAIKGVQIAVEKGETLADAMAAEKKIFPGLLIHMVEAGEASGDLEIVFERMAEHFEKDTKLKAQVKKAMIYPIVVGIVAIAVIFVMMLVVIPNFVGIFQDMNMDLPAMTRMVIGMSDFVRGKWFLIVIVVALIILGFHIFKKSGSGRFILGNLALKLPLFGKIITKSNSSRLARTLSTLITAGIPMIEALDITAKIMDNVIAKQVLIDAKDEVIKGIPLSVPIRNSGIFPPMVCQMIKIGEESGNLESMLEKLADYYDEEVKIATESLTAVLEPMIIVVLALVVGVLIMAIMQPMMSMYSGLDNL
- a CDS encoding prepilin-type N-terminal cleavage/methylation domain-containing protein, producing MRRKDEKVKKLNNKGFSLVEIIIVIAIIAILAGALAPQLMKYVGKSRESADINNCNSIRTAVQTALADEKAYDSITGNISFIFNGKEPDKNINGGDIPADFLTELSTIIKDWPQVKVKGKTGFQVNIDGEKSVNVETVSTPTPTPGA